A region of Selenomonadales bacterium 4137-cl DNA encodes the following proteins:
- a CDS encoding amidase family protein, with amino-acid sequence MAFSIETATIESYHAALLAGEITARELVQAYLARIAAYDKRGPAVNAVIAVNPRAPEAADELDARLRRRGLTGPLHGVPVLLKDNISTYDMPTTAGSLSLEGYRPRADAFVVARLRAAGAIILAKVNLHEFAVWGETVSSLGGQTLNPYDLTRTPGGSSGGTGAGLAAAFGLAGLGTDTVNSVRSPASANGLAGIKPTLGMVSRTGIVPYALTQDTAGPLAYTVADAARVLGVIAGYDEADPVTAWSVGQEAVDGWQPAGDGLRGARLGVVETLFGGDEAHREVNAVMDAALARLREGGATLVTVSHPALDAARLIAETSVHVHEFARDLSAYLADPAAALPVKSLAEVAAGGRFHPGIADNIRQALAVAGDVDEYRRRLVARDALRQTVMELLARHRLDALVYPHQKRLVVPVGEPQADRNGVVGAVTGFPAVVVPGGFSRPTATAPLGVPVGVELLGRPWSERLLVRLAHAFEQMETVRRLPLSTPLLS; translated from the coding sequence ATGGCTTTCTCCATCGAGACCGCGACGATCGAGTCTTATCATGCCGCGCTGCTGGCCGGGGAGATTACGGCCCGCGAGCTGGTGCAGGCGTATCTGGCGCGGATAGCGGCCTACGACAAGCGGGGGCCGGCGGTGAACGCGGTGATCGCAGTCAACCCGCGGGCGCCGGAGGCCGCCGACGAGCTGGACGCCAGGCTGCGGCGGCGGGGCCTGACCGGACCGCTTCATGGGGTGCCGGTGCTGCTCAAGGACAATATCAGCACTTATGATATGCCGACGACGGCCGGGTCGCTCAGCCTGGAAGGCTACCGGCCGCGCGCCGACGCCTTTGTGGTTGCCCGGCTGCGGGCGGCGGGGGCGATAATCCTTGCCAAGGTGAATCTGCACGAGTTCGCGGTCTGGGGGGAGACGGTCAGTTCGCTCGGCGGGCAGACGCTCAATCCGTACGATCTCACCCGCACGCCCGGAGGTTCGAGCGGCGGCACGGGCGCCGGCCTGGCGGCGGCATTCGGGCTCGCCGGCCTGGGGACGGATACCGTCAATTCGGTGCGTTCGCCGGCTTCGGCGAACGGGCTGGCCGGCATCAAGCCGACCCTCGGGATGGTCAGTCGCACGGGGATAGTGCCGTACGCGCTCACCCAGGATACCGCCGGCCCGCTGGCGTATACGGTGGCCGACGCGGCGAGGGTGCTGGGCGTGATTGCCGGCTATGACGAAGCGGACCCCGTGACCGCGTGGAGCGTCGGCCAGGAAGCGGTCGACGGTTGGCAGCCCGCCGGGGACGGCCTGCGGGGGGCGCGGCTGGGGGTGGTGGAGACGCTGTTCGGCGGCGACGAGGCCCACCGCGAGGTGAACGCGGTGATGGACGCCGCCCTCGCCAGGCTGCGGGAAGGCGGCGCGACGCTGGTGACGGTGAGTCACCCAGCGCTCGACGCGGCGCGGCTGATCGCCGAGACGAGCGTGCATGTCCACGAGTTCGCCCGCGACCTGAGCGCCTATCTGGCCGATCCGGCCGCGGCGCTGCCGGTGAAGTCATTGGCCGAGGTGGCCGCCGGCGGCAGGTTCCATCCGGGTATCGCGGATAATATCAGGCAGGCGCTGGCCGTGGCCGGCGATGTGGACGAGTACCGCCGCCGGCTTGTGGCGCGGGACGCCCTGCGGCAGACGGTGATGGAGCTGTTGGCCCGCCACCGGCTGGACGCGCTGGTGTATCCCCACCAGAAACGCCTGGTGGTGCCGGTGGGCGAGCCGCAGGCGGACCGCAACGGCGTGGTGGGGGCGGTGACTGGCTTCCCGGCTGTGGTCGTGCCGGGAGGATTTTCGCGGCCGACGGCTACGGCGCCGCTGGGCGTGCCGGTGGGCGTGGAGCTGCTCGGGCGGCCGTGGAGCGAGCGGCTGCTGGTAAGGCTGGCCCACGCTTTCGAACAGATGGAGACTGTGCGGCGGCTGCCGCTTAGCACACCGCTGTTGTCGTGA
- a CDS encoding phosphoribosylformylglycinamidine synthase: MAEQVKRIYVEKRPGFDVEAQSLLNEFRHNLGIDGLEAVRVINRYDVAGISDEEYGRSRGTIFAEPNADYVYDEKFPMERSDRVFAMEYLPGQYDQRADSAAQCVQLLTQKERPEVATAKVIVLKGAVSDTDFARIKAYCINPVESREASLLKPASLKMRTETPPDVPVLAGFTAKDPDALAGLRDELGLAMSAEDLAHCQAYFRDTERRDPTLTELRVLDTYWSDHCRHTTFLTTIEEAVIEEGRYTAPIRAAYRDYLAAREELYGAAQKPLCLMDIATIAMKEAKRQGLLDDLEESAEINAASIVVPVEIDGRTEEWLVMFKNETHNHPTEIEPFGGAATCLGGAIRDPLSGRSYVYLALRVTGSGDPRTPVADTLPGKLPQRKITIAAATGYSSYGNQIGLATGQVAEVYDEGFVAKRMEIGAVIGAAPRANVVRQEPVPGDAVLLVGGRTGRDGCGGATGSSKEHTEESLASCGAEVQKGNPPTERKIQRLFRHPAVSRMIKRCNDFGAGGVSVAIGELTDGLTINLDAVPKKYEGLDGTELAISESQERMAAVVAAADVAAFAAYARAENLEVTQVATVTDDRRLVMRWRGQAIVDISRDFLDTCGVRQTTRVAVAAPSPEDDFFAATPAVLDKADLKAAWLANLADLNVASQKGLVERFDSSIGAATVVMPYGGVRQSTPAEGAVAKLPVLEGETTTGTIMTYGYNPLIGKWSPFHGALYAVVEAVTKLVALGGDWRTARLTLQEYFEKLGRDPVRWGKPFSALLGAYRAQKELGVPAIGGKDSMSGTFMDLNVPPTLVAFALCPVDVRRAVSQEFKRAGSAVVLIAAPRDGDELPDFAALKANFAKIHELITAGRVLASHTVKAGGVAAAVSKMAFGNHIGFAFAADVKADELFAADYGAVILELPGDTDLAGALAGVSWRELGRTQERPVICVSGAEITLDEAFAAWERPLESIFPTRAQECGAPPPPAGSHTKRSGVRPAVSVAKPRVFIPVFPGTNCEYDSARVFVKAGALAETLVFRNLTASDVEESVAALVDGIGRSQIVMLPGGFSAGDEPDGSAKFIATVFRNPRVREATTAFLERRDGLMLGVCNGFQALIKLGLLPYGRIVDELGEADPTLTFNQIGRHVACLVRTRVASVLSPWLADAAVGDIHTIAVSHGEGRFIAPPAVVDQLIAGGQIATQYVDLDGKPSNDIRFNPNGSIAAVEGITSPDGRIFGKMAHSERTGPYVAVNVPGAKEQGIFASGVKYFR, translated from the coding sequence ATGGCGGAGCAGGTCAAACGCATATATGTGGAGAAGCGGCCGGGGTTCGACGTCGAGGCCCAGAGTCTTCTGAACGAATTCAGGCATAACCTGGGTATCGACGGCCTCGAAGCGGTCAGGGTCATCAACCGCTACGATGTGGCCGGCATTTCGGACGAGGAGTACGGCCGCTCGCGGGGAACGATTTTCGCCGAGCCGAACGCCGATTACGTGTATGACGAGAAGTTTCCGATGGAGCGGTCCGACCGGGTTTTCGCGATGGAGTACCTGCCGGGGCAGTACGACCAGCGGGCCGATTCAGCCGCCCAGTGCGTGCAGTTGCTGACCCAGAAGGAGCGGCCGGAGGTGGCGACCGCCAAGGTGATCGTGCTGAAGGGGGCGGTGAGCGATACCGATTTCGCCCGCATCAAGGCGTACTGCATCAATCCGGTGGAGTCGCGCGAGGCGTCGCTTTTAAAGCCGGCGTCGCTGAAGATGCGGACCGAGACGCCGCCTGACGTGCCGGTGCTGGCCGGTTTCACGGCGAAGGACCCGGACGCGCTGGCGGGCCTCAGGGATGAGCTGGGGCTGGCGATGAGCGCCGAGGATCTGGCGCATTGCCAGGCGTATTTCCGCGATACCGAGAGGCGCGACCCGACGCTGACCGAGCTGAGGGTGCTGGATACGTACTGGTCGGATCACTGCCGCCACACCACTTTTCTGACGACGATCGAGGAGGCTGTGATCGAGGAGGGACGCTACACCGCGCCCATCAGGGCGGCCTACCGCGATTATCTGGCGGCCCGCGAGGAGCTTTACGGCGCGGCGCAGAAGCCGCTGTGCCTGATGGATATCGCCACGATCGCCATGAAGGAGGCCAAACGGCAGGGGCTGCTGGACGACCTGGAGGAGTCGGCGGAGATCAACGCCGCCAGCATTGTCGTGCCGGTGGAGATCGACGGCCGCACGGAAGAGTGGCTGGTGATGTTCAAGAACGAGACCCATAACCACCCGACCGAGATCGAGCCGTTCGGCGGGGCGGCCACCTGCCTGGGCGGCGCCATCCGCGATCCGCTTTCTGGCCGGTCGTACGTTTACCTGGCCCTTAGGGTGACGGGCAGCGGCGACCCCCGCACGCCGGTCGCCGATACCCTTCCCGGCAAGCTGCCTCAGCGCAAGATCACCATCGCCGCCGCGACGGGCTATAGCTCGTACGGCAACCAGATCGGCCTCGCCACCGGCCAGGTGGCCGAGGTGTACGACGAGGGTTTCGTGGCCAAGCGGATGGAGATTGGCGCGGTTATCGGGGCGGCGCCGCGCGCGAACGTGGTCCGGCAGGAGCCGGTCCCCGGCGACGCGGTGCTGTTGGTGGGCGGGCGCACCGGCCGCGACGGCTGCGGCGGTGCGACCGGTTCGTCGAAGGAGCATACCGAGGAGTCGCTCGCGAGCTGCGGGGCGGAGGTGCAGAAGGGCAACCCGCCGACCGAGCGCAAGATCCAGCGGCTGTTCCGCCACCCGGCGGTCAGCCGGATGATAAAGCGGTGCAACGATTTCGGGGCCGGCGGGGTGTCGGTGGCCATCGGCGAGCTGACCGACGGCCTGACGATCAATCTCGACGCCGTGCCCAAGAAGTACGAGGGTCTGGACGGCACCGAGCTGGCCATTTCCGAATCGCAGGAGCGGATGGCGGCGGTGGTGGCGGCGGCCGACGTCGCGGCATTCGCGGCGTACGCCCGCGCCGAGAATCTCGAGGTGACGCAGGTGGCGACGGTGACCGACGACCGGCGGCTGGTGATGCGCTGGCGCGGCCAGGCGATCGTCGATATCAGCCGCGATTTCCTCGATACGTGCGGTGTGCGCCAGACGACGCGGGTGGCGGTGGCGGCGCCTTCGCCGGAGGATGATTTTTTCGCCGCGACGCCGGCGGTGCTAGATAAGGCCGATCTCAAGGCGGCGTGGCTGGCTAATCTGGCCGATCTCAACGTTGCCAGCCAGAAGGGGCTGGTGGAACGGTTCGACAGCAGCATCGGCGCGGCGACGGTGGTGATGCCGTACGGGGGCGTGCGCCAGTCGACCCCGGCGGAGGGCGCGGTGGCCAAGCTGCCGGTGCTGGAGGGCGAGACGACGACGGGCACGATCATGACCTACGGCTATAATCCGCTGATCGGCAAGTGGAGCCCGTTCCACGGCGCGCTGTATGCGGTGGTGGAGGCGGTGACCAAGCTGGTCGCCCTCGGCGGCGACTGGCGGACGGCCAGGCTGACGCTGCAGGAGTATTTCGAGAAGCTCGGCAGGGACCCCGTTCGCTGGGGCAAGCCGTTCAGCGCGCTGCTGGGGGCGTATCGCGCCCAGAAGGAGCTGGGCGTGCCGGCGATCGGCGGCAAGGACAGCATGTCGGGGACCTTTATGGATTTGAATGTGCCGCCGACGCTGGTGGCGTTCGCGCTCTGCCCGGTGGACGTCAGGCGGGCGGTTTCCCAGGAGTTCAAGCGGGCCGGCAGCGCCGTGGTGCTGATCGCCGCGCCGCGGGACGGGGATGAGCTGCCCGATTTCGCGGCCCTGAAGGCCAATTTCGCGAAGATCCACGAGCTGATAACGGCCGGTCGGGTGCTGGCATCGCATACGGTGAAGGCGGGCGGGGTGGCCGCGGCGGTGAGCAAGATGGCGTTCGGCAACCACATCGGGTTTGCGTTCGCCGCCGATGTGAAGGCGGACGAGCTTTTCGCGGCCGATTACGGCGCGGTGATCCTCGAGCTTCCGGGCGATACCGACCTGGCGGGCGCTTTGGCGGGCGTGAGCTGGCGCGAGCTGGGGCGGACCCAGGAGCGGCCGGTGATATGCGTCAGCGGGGCGGAGATCACGCTCGACGAGGCTTTTGCCGCGTGGGAGAGGCCGCTGGAGAGCATTTTCCCGACCCGCGCCCAGGAGTGCGGCGCCCCGCCGCCGCCGGCGGGCAGCCATACGAAGCGCAGCGGAGTCAGGCCGGCGGTGAGCGTGGCCAAGCCGCGGGTGTTTATACCCGTTTTCCCGGGCACCAACTGCGAGTACGACAGCGCGCGGGTGTTCGTCAAGGCGGGGGCGCTGGCGGAGACGCTGGTGTTCCGCAACCTGACGGCGTCCGATGTCGAGGAGTCGGTGGCCGCGCTGGTGGACGGGATCGGCCGCAGCCAGATCGTCATGCTGCCGGGCGGCTTCAGCGCCGGCGACGAGCCGGACGGGTCGGCGAAGTTCATCGCGACCGTGTTCCGCAACCCGCGGGTGCGGGAGGCGACGACCGCCTTCCTCGAACGGCGTGACGGGCTGATGCTGGGGGTGTGCAACGGTTTCCAGGCGCTCATCAAGCTGGGGCTGCTGCCTTACGGCCGGATCGTGGACGAGCTGGGCGAGGCCGACCCGACGCTGACTTTCAACCAGATCGGCCGCCATGTGGCCTGCCTGGTGAGGACGCGGGTGGCATCCGTCCTTTCGCCGTGGCTGGCGGACGCGGCGGTGGGCGATATTCATACGATCGCGGTGTCGCACGGGGAAGGGCGGTTCATCGCCCCGCCGGCTGTGGTGGACCAGTTGATCGCCGGCGGCCAGATCGCCACTCAGTACGTCGATTTGGATGGCAAGCCGTCGAACGATATCCGCTTCAACCCCAACGGCTCGATCGCCGCGGTGGAGGGCATTACCAGCCCCGACGGCCGCATTTTCGGCAAGATGGCCCATTCGGAGCGGACGGGGCCGTATGTGGCGGTTAATGTGCCGGGCGCGAAGGAGCAGGGGATATTCGCGTCGGGCGTGAAGTATTTTAGGTGA